The following coding sequences are from one Wenzhouxiangella sp. AB-CW3 window:
- a CDS encoding ABC transporter permease: MGTILEDLRYAIRQLTRNPAFTVAAILTLALGIGAVAAIFAVLRGVVLDPLPFPEHDRLVRLTSPVPGVAEDAVWHLSNAQYFHFRKQAEAFERVGVWQITGQTVRVGDESQRALTAIVSSDMMSLLGGRPALGRTFASHDHAPDASAVVVLTHEFWQREFGADPGVIGRMLEFEGERHEIIGVMSPGVRLPGDADLSDRAEQPELWVALRLDPAGPYFNSHVFLGVARLAEGVHHDQAQDEVSRMTARLHEEFPDAYFEGFIEQFGFRTRVTPLKDFELGPLARHLWLLFGAIGLVLLIALANVANLFLVRMEGRHRELAVRAALGASRRVIARHVLIEAMVFAVLGGLLAVLGASMAVRLLIAKAPETLPRLDNIGVDADVGLLVVAVSLLAGVVLTALVLVRYRHDPAVDVLGGETRSTTAGIERQHMRAGLVGGQVALALVLLVAAGLLVQSYQKLSSIDPGFEPESVIRMQLHLPFAQYNSHEAVWQFHGELIERVEALPGVVSASVGNPLPLSGEYACSAQDFEGATGVDLESKGEDAACGDIVFTAPGYFETLGIPLLSGRTFTHSDLDHPDTGAVVVSQTFAERFWPDQNPLGKGVRPLMMPGDPPEYYRVVGVVGDVPEASLEGSRPAAIYYPITPKPGERLPLNPSLHLHLIVKTGNAVHADTIARIRDILEALDVAVPISLVGTLKEDLADSKSQVSFIMTLLAIAAMAALLLAAVGLYGVIAYLIARRTNEIGIRMALGATPHQVVRIVVAGSMKMVALGVGVGLVAAVLLTRLMHGMLYGITPGDPGTYLLAAGLLVVIGLTAAYVPARRASRLNPVAALRIE, encoded by the coding sequence ATGGGAACGATACTGGAAGATCTCCGATATGCCATTCGGCAACTGACCCGCAATCCGGCATTCACGGTAGCGGCAATACTCACCCTGGCACTGGGTATCGGTGCCGTAGCGGCTATTTTTGCCGTGCTGCGCGGCGTGGTGCTCGATCCCTTGCCGTTTCCCGAGCACGACCGCCTGGTGCGTTTGACATCACCGGTGCCGGGTGTGGCGGAGGACGCGGTGTGGCACCTGTCGAATGCGCAGTACTTTCATTTTCGCAAACAGGCCGAGGCATTCGAAAGGGTAGGGGTCTGGCAGATCACCGGCCAGACCGTGCGCGTCGGCGATGAATCGCAACGAGCCCTGACCGCGATTGTCAGCAGCGACATGATGTCGCTGCTCGGTGGGCGGCCAGCACTCGGTCGTACCTTTGCTTCACATGACCATGCGCCGGATGCCAGCGCCGTGGTGGTGTTGACGCATGAGTTCTGGCAGCGGGAGTTCGGGGCCGATCCGGGAGTGATCGGGCGCATGCTGGAGTTCGAGGGAGAGCGCCACGAGATCATCGGTGTCATGTCGCCGGGGGTGCGCCTGCCAGGCGATGCCGACCTGTCCGATCGAGCTGAACAGCCCGAGCTGTGGGTCGCACTGCGACTGGACCCGGCCGGTCCTTACTTCAACTCTCATGTTTTCCTCGGAGTCGCCCGACTGGCCGAGGGAGTTCATCACGATCAGGCGCAGGACGAGGTGTCCCGCATGACGGCTCGTTTGCACGAGGAGTTCCCGGACGCCTATTTCGAAGGTTTTATCGAACAGTTCGGGTTCCGTACGCGGGTGACACCGCTGAAGGATTTCGAGCTGGGCCCGCTGGCTCGGCACCTGTGGCTATTGTTCGGCGCCATCGGGCTGGTGCTGTTGATTGCACTGGCCAATGTTGCGAACCTGTTCCTGGTGCGCATGGAGGGTCGGCATCGCGAACTGGCCGTGCGCGCCGCCCTCGGGGCCAGTCGGCGGGTGATTGCCCGGCATGTTCTGATCGAGGCCATGGTGTTTGCCGTCCTCGGTGGCCTGCTGGCCGTGTTGGGGGCCTCCATGGCCGTGCGTCTGCTCATTGCCAAGGCGCCCGAGACGCTGCCCAGACTGGACAATATCGGCGTGGATGCCGACGTCGGATTGCTCGTCGTCGCGGTCTCGCTGCTGGCCGGGGTCGTCTTGACCGCACTGGTGCTTGTTCGCTATCGACACGACCCGGCGGTCGATGTGCTGGGTGGCGAGACCCGTTCGACGACCGCGGGCATCGAGCGGCAACATATGCGCGCCGGTCTGGTCGGCGGACAGGTGGCCCTGGCGCTGGTACTGCTGGTCGCCGCCGGCCTGTTGGTCCAGAGCTATCAGAAGCTCAGCAGTATCGATCCCGGCTTTGAGCCGGAATCGGTGATTCGCATGCAGCTTCACCTGCCATTCGCGCAGTACAACAGCCACGAAGCGGTCTGGCAGTTCCATGGCGAACTGATTGAGCGTGTCGAGGCCTTGCCGGGCGTGGTGTCGGCATCGGTCGGCAATCCCTTGCCATTGTCCGGCGAGTACGCCTGTTCCGCACAGGACTTCGAAGGTGCGACCGGGGTTGATCTGGAAAGCAAGGGTGAGGATGCCGCCTGCGGCGATATCGTGTTCACCGCCCCGGGCTACTTCGAGACCCTGGGGATTCCGTTGCTGTCAGGACGCACATTCACACATTCGGACCTGGATCATCCCGACACGGGCGCGGTGGTGGTCAGCCAGACCTTTGCCGAGCGATTCTGGCCCGATCAGAACCCGCTGGGCAAGGGAGTGCGTCCGCTAATGATGCCGGGTGATCCGCCCGAGTACTATCGGGTGGTTGGCGTGGTCGGCGATGTGCCCGAGGCTTCGCTGGAGGGATCCAGGCCGGCGGCCATCTACTACCCCATCACGCCCAAGCCCGGTGAACGCTTGCCCTTGAACCCGTCGCTGCATCTGCACCTGATCGTCAAAACCGGGAATGCCGTGCACGCGGACACCATTGCGCGGATTCGCGATATCCTCGAGGCGCTTGATGTCGCGGTGCCCATCAGTCTGGTCGGCACCCTGAAAGAAGATCTGGCCGACTCGAAGAGCCAGGTCAGCTTCATCATGACGCTATTGGCGATTGCCGCGATGGCCGCACTGCTTCTGGCTGCCGTGGGTCTGTATGGAGTCATTGCCTATCTTATTGCAAGGCGAACCAACGAGATCGGCATTCGCATGGCGCTGGGCGCCACGCCGCACCAGGTCGTGCGCATCGTGGTGGCCGGATCGATGAAGATGGTGGCGCTGGGCGTAGGCGTTGGTCTGGTTGCCGCGGTACTGCTCACCCGCCTGATGCACGGCATGCTCTACGGCATCACGCCGGGTGACCCGGGTACCTATCTGCTGGCGGCGGGTTTGCTTGTGGTCATCGGATTGACGGCCGCCTATGTTCCGGCGCGGCGTGCCTCTCGGTTGAATCCGGTGGCCGCCCTGAGAATCGAGTAG
- a CDS encoding serine/threonine protein kinase, with protein sequence MNDWNTLQNWFDKLVALPENARRGALEALRRDDPALATELEDLLAVDSSTSTQIGWRVRRAATSLPFPGELESGDQIGAWRVKQRIGRGGMGIVYQVERVEGDFEQIAALKLVATAGDPALGDYFVRERQIMARLNHANIAGLLDGGVLEDGRPWLVMEFIEGLPINTWCDTQRLGIRQRLALFLRALDAVQFAHRSLVLHKDLKFSNLLVTDDGQPKLLDFGTASLMEDETSDDNQTRLLALTPEFSSPERIQGAPLTTASDIYSLGVMLYHLLAGCLPLDARTSSPAELERMVCEQEPLPPSRQIDGKNNEVASARSTTPRSLQQQLKGDLDAIVLTCLRKEPERRYATAQALAADIRAFLDDEPVSARKDAVGYRIGKFIRRRRWPLGSGIALVLAVGFGLNASLTSYLEAEQRRLELEHVAQFQNELLLTLDPADMGATVMGWLEDELGQHELGADGDLPAKLRETLDLADLGRTLIDRALLGTALERIGEHFVDMPMIGSEMARSVASNYHQLQLIDQALDALKLAERMARIDPEGEGEALQLRALRLSHQRQVGRLEEAESGLKELAAKLDADPDLADELVRGIVFKGLGDIAAQRGALPRALNDYQRSLNYRRAGGHASAARIVLQDIANTQARLGRVHDALNTLEQLEDEWTRAESADHPRAVSARLSKASALSDLGQLDEAEAIQREVLALRTRMHGRNDQRTLVVLNNLGLTLNRKGKPDRGMEKIRQAFDLRMNAYGPTDPWTINSAVRLASESLDEGEPENALDIADKILASNNPADSGSLVLLSLIALVAETEINREVDRERQADVLAHLDTLELGWQNELLADKLLARLDELKGEPGQARDRLQQAQQQLDDFVDPDHFIMRDLLNRLSRLESSST encoded by the coding sequence ATGAACGACTGGAACACCCTCCAGAACTGGTTCGACAAACTCGTCGCCCTGCCGGAAAACGCCCGTCGCGGCGCGCTCGAGGCGCTGCGCCGCGACGATCCAGCCCTGGCCACGGAGCTGGAAGACCTGCTGGCGGTTGACAGCTCGACCAGCACGCAGATCGGCTGGCGCGTACGTCGGGCAGCCACCAGCCTGCCCTTTCCCGGAGAACTGGAAAGCGGCGACCAGATCGGCGCATGGCGGGTCAAACAACGGATTGGCCGTGGTGGCATGGGCATCGTCTACCAGGTCGAGCGGGTCGAGGGCGACTTTGAACAAATCGCAGCGCTCAAGCTGGTGGCGACTGCCGGCGACCCGGCCCTGGGCGACTATTTTGTGCGCGAGCGCCAGATCATGGCCCGCCTCAATCACGCCAACATTGCCGGGTTGCTCGACGGTGGAGTCCTCGAAGACGGTCGCCCCTGGCTGGTCATGGAGTTCATCGAAGGCCTGCCGATCAACACATGGTGCGACACGCAACGCCTCGGCATCCGGCAGCGCCTGGCCCTGTTCCTGCGCGCCCTGGACGCGGTGCAGTTTGCGCATCGCAGCCTGGTGCTGCACAAGGACCTGAAGTTCAGCAACCTGCTGGTCACCGACGACGGGCAACCCAAGCTGCTGGATTTTGGCACCGCGTCGCTGATGGAAGACGAGACCTCCGACGACAATCAGACCCGACTGCTCGCACTCACCCCCGAGTTTTCCAGCCCGGAGCGCATTCAGGGCGCGCCCCTGACCACCGCCAGCGATATCTACAGCCTGGGCGTGATGCTCTACCACCTGCTGGCCGGATGCCTCCCACTTGATGCCCGAACATCAAGCCCGGCCGAGCTGGAGAGGATGGTTTGCGAACAGGAGCCGCTGCCGCCATCCCGACAGATCGACGGCAAGAACAACGAAGTGGCAAGTGCACGAAGCACTACACCCCGGTCGCTGCAGCAACAGCTCAAGGGGGACCTCGACGCCATCGTGCTCACCTGCCTGCGCAAGGAACCGGAACGCCGCTACGCCACTGCCCAGGCGCTGGCGGCCGACATTCGCGCCTTCCTGGACGACGAGCCGGTCAGCGCACGCAAGGACGCCGTCGGCTATCGCATCGGCAAGTTCATCCGGCGCCGCCGCTGGCCCCTGGGCAGCGGCATTGCCCTGGTGCTGGCCGTTGGCTTCGGCCTCAACGCATCCCTGACCAGTTACCTGGAAGCCGAACAAAGGCGCCTGGAACTGGAGCATGTCGCCCAGTTCCAGAACGAGCTGCTGCTGACACTGGACCCGGCCGACATGGGTGCAACCGTGATGGGATGGCTGGAAGACGAGCTCGGTCAACACGAACTGGGGGCCGATGGCGACCTGCCGGCGAAACTGCGCGAGACCCTCGACCTGGCCGACCTGGGGCGAACGCTGATCGACCGTGCCCTGCTCGGCACGGCACTGGAGCGTATCGGCGAACACTTCGTCGACATGCCCATGATCGGTTCGGAAATGGCCCGCAGCGTGGCTTCCAACTACCACCAGTTGCAACTCATCGATCAGGCCCTGGATGCACTTAAGCTTGCCGAGCGCATGGCACGGATCGACCCGGAGGGCGAAGGCGAGGCGCTGCAGTTGCGGGCACTGAGGCTGTCTCACCAGCGCCAGGTCGGCCGCCTGGAAGAGGCTGAAAGCGGCCTGAAGGAACTGGCCGCGAAGCTCGACGCCGACCCGGACCTTGCCGATGAGCTGGTTCGCGGCATCGTATTCAAGGGGCTTGGCGATATCGCCGCGCAACGCGGTGCACTGCCCAGGGCGCTCAACGACTATCAGCGTTCGCTGAACTATCGGCGTGCCGGGGGCCACGCAAGCGCGGCGCGCATCGTACTGCAGGACATTGCCAACACGCAGGCCCGCCTGGGCCGGGTGCACGATGCCCTGAACACGCTGGAGCAACTGGAAGACGAATGGACCCGGGCCGAATCAGCCGACCACCCCCGGGCGGTCAGCGCCCGGCTCAGCAAGGCCTCTGCGCTGAGCGACCTTGGCCAATTGGATGAGGCCGAAGCCATTCAGCGCGAGGTCCTGGCGTTAAGAACCCGCATGCACGGTCGCAACGACCAACGCACCCTGGTGGTACTGAACAATCTCGGCCTCACCCTCAATCGCAAGGGCAAGCCAGACCGGGGCATGGAGAAGATCAGACAGGCCTTCGACCTGCGCATGAATGCCTACGGCCCCACCGATCCCTGGACCATCAACAGTGCAGTTCGTCTGGCATCGGAAAGCCTGGATGAGGGCGAGCCGGAGAACGCACTCGACATCGCCGACAAGATCCTGGCGTCCAACAATCCGGCCGATTCGGGCAGCCTGGTCCTGCTCAGCCTGATTGCGCTGGTGGCCGAAACGGAGATCAACCGGGAAGTCGACAGGGAGCGCCAGGCTGATGTGCTGGCCCATCTCGATACCCTGGAACTGGGTTGGCAGAACGAGCTCCTGGCCGACAAGCTGCTGGCCCGACTCGACGAGCTCAAGGGCGAGCCTGGGCAGGCCCGCGACCGGCTGCAACAGGCGCAACAGCAACTGGATGACTTCGTCGACCCCGACCACTTCATCATGCGCGACCTGCTAAACCGACTGTCGCGGCTTGAGAGCTCTTCAACGTGA
- a CDS encoding type II secretion system protein → MKKVNRFNGRQSGFTLVEMAVVLAVIGLILGAVMIGLDIQRNAEYTKVKQKFIDQWVVAYNAYYQRTGVPVGDSQIQPQLMVNGERFVDSGNSSGGDMSDIEPLEVICEGDNPALDGLANVDADRSLRTLMLQAGVTLPPGRGEGFEDRYVYLDSNGNPQEIQVCFGWNPPDTPSGSGNVMVITGLTPDLARYLDQAIDGQADAREGMFRQVGLNGDGDRNQPGLQWNTDNTYGIGDEAGEPGAGPALNEAQVITVAAHYKMNQ, encoded by the coding sequence ATGAAGAAAGTCAATCGGTTCAATGGTCGGCAGTCCGGCTTCACCCTGGTCGAGATGGCCGTGGTGCTGGCGGTCATCGGTCTGATCCTGGGAGCGGTCATGATCGGGCTGGATATCCAGCGCAATGCCGAGTACACCAAGGTCAAGCAGAAGTTCATCGATCAGTGGGTGGTCGCCTACAACGCTTACTACCAGCGTACCGGCGTGCCAGTCGGTGATTCCCAGATCCAGCCACAGTTGATGGTCAACGGTGAGCGCTTTGTCGATTCCGGCAACTCATCGGGTGGCGACATGAGCGATATCGAGCCGTTGGAGGTGATCTGCGAAGGCGACAATCCGGCGCTCGATGGCCTGGCCAATGTCGATGCCGACCGCAGCCTGCGCACCCTGATGCTGCAGGCCGGTGTCACTCTGCCGCCGGGCCGCGGCGAGGGTTTCGAGGATCGCTACGTGTATCTGGACAGCAACGGCAACCCGCAGGAGATACAGGTCTGCTTCGGGTGGAATCCGCCGGATACGCCCTCGGGATCGGGCAACGTCATGGTGATTACCGGCCTGACGCCCGACCTGGCCCGCTACCTTGATCAGGCCATTGATGGCCAGGCCGATGCCCGTGAAGGCATGTTCCGGCAGGTCGGGCTCAACGGAGACGGCGACCGCAACCAGCCGGGGCTGCAATGGAATACCGACAACACCTACGGCATCGGTGACGAAGCCGGTGAGCCCGGCGCAGGTCCGGCACTCAACGAGGCCCAGGTCATCACCGTGGCCGCCCACTACAAGATGAATCAGTGA
- a CDS encoding efflux RND transporter periplasmic adaptor subunit — protein MDIQRPDLKRKLWRRRMLWAGVVAVSLTVAGLFVHDLEPAVPRVAESAVWMDSVRSGEFVREVRGPGTLVPRETRWVSAASAGRVERVLVRPGALVEPDTVLVELSNPELVQGVEDIRWEVDALKAGLASLEAELERQLLDARSSLAATRAEHESAQLEAVAEEELAELGIVSRIHHQQSRLRADQLGVRTELETERMERLQASVSAQIQAERARLEQAKQRYRRQQQRLDDLSIRGGVAGVLQRVDVEEGQRVDPGVNVGRVARPDELIAELRISESQARDIQLDQQVTIDTRNAKVPGRVVRIDPAVVGGSVQVDVELMGELPPGVRPDLSVDGTIVLERLEDALFVGRPSHGQPESTATLFRLDDNSYAHRVAVELGRASVNVIEIRAGLNPGDRVILSDTSKWDSHDRIRLD, from the coding sequence ATGGATATTCAACGCCCCGACCTGAAACGAAAGCTCTGGCGCAGGCGCATGCTGTGGGCCGGTGTGGTTGCTGTCAGCCTGACCGTTGCCGGGCTATTCGTTCATGATCTTGAGCCGGCCGTTCCCCGGGTGGCTGAAAGCGCGGTCTGGATGGACTCCGTGCGTTCGGGCGAATTCGTGCGTGAAGTCCGCGGGCCGGGCACCCTGGTGCCCCGGGAAACACGCTGGGTATCGGCCGCCAGCGCCGGAAGGGTCGAGCGGGTACTGGTCCGGCCCGGCGCCCTGGTCGAGCCCGATACGGTGCTGGTCGAGCTTTCCAATCCGGAGCTGGTGCAGGGAGTCGAGGACATTCGCTGGGAAGTCGATGCCCTGAAGGCGGGTCTGGCTTCACTGGAAGCAGAGCTAGAGCGTCAGTTGCTGGACGCGCGCAGTTCGCTGGCCGCGACCCGGGCCGAACATGAAAGCGCCCAGCTGGAAGCGGTCGCCGAGGAGGAGCTGGCAGAGCTGGGCATTGTTTCGCGCATTCATCATCAGCAAAGTCGGCTGCGCGCCGATCAGCTCGGCGTTCGCACCGAACTGGAGACCGAACGTATGGAACGTCTGCAGGCCTCGGTCAGCGCGCAGATACAGGCCGAACGTGCCCGTCTTGAGCAGGCGAAGCAGCGCTATCGTCGCCAGCAGCAACGTCTGGATGATCTCAGTATCCGGGGCGGTGTGGCCGGGGTGCTGCAACGCGTCGACGTGGAAGAAGGACAGCGGGTCGACCCGGGCGTCAACGTGGGGCGCGTGGCACGTCCGGATGAGCTGATTGCCGAGCTGCGCATCTCGGAAAGCCAGGCGCGCGACATTCAGCTCGACCAGCAAGTCACCATCGATACTCGCAATGCCAAGGTGCCGGGACGTGTTGTTCGCATCGACCCGGCCGTGGTGGGCGGCAGCGTGCAGGTGGATGTGGAACTGATGGGTGAATTGCCACCGGGTGTGCGTCCGGATCTTTCCGTGGATGGCACCATTGTCCTCGAGCGACTGGAAGATGCCCTGTTTGTCGGACGGCCGTCCCATGGTCAGCCGGAGTCCACCGCCACCCTGTTTCGGCTCGACGACAATTCCTATGCTCACAGGGTCGCGGTGGAGCTGGGACGTGCCTCGGTCAATGTCATTGAAATTCGAGCGGGACTCAATCCGGGCGATCGAGTCATTCTTTCCGATACATCAAAGTGGGACAGTCATGACCGTATTCGCCTGGACTGA
- a CDS encoding ABC transporter ATP-binding protein: MNSKDLLICMQNIKKVFYTDEVETRALAGIELDISQGEYLSITGPSGCGKSTLLSLLGLLDQPTEGSYRLAGTEVAELSIAERARIRNQEIGFIFQAFNLIGDLTVAENVELPLSYRNDTGRKERRERALESLDRVGMAHRLNHYPAQLSGGQQQRVAVARALVGQPSILLADEPTGNLDSRNGEQIMKLLEQLHHAGTTICMVTHDARYAAMASRQIFLFDGQIVDEEEMERRRDEEDMRVRELAAGIA; this comes from the coding sequence ATGAACTCTAAAGACCTACTGATCTGTATGCAGAACATCAAGAAGGTGTTCTACACCGACGAAGTCGAAACCCGGGCCCTGGCCGGCATCGAGCTGGATATTAGCCAGGGTGAGTACCTGTCCATCACCGGTCCGTCGGGATGCGGCAAATCCACCTTGCTATCGCTGCTGGGCCTGCTGGATCAGCCCACTGAAGGCAGTTACCGGCTTGCCGGCACCGAGGTGGCGGAGCTGAGCATCGCCGAGCGGGCGCGCATTCGCAACCAGGAGATTGGCTTCATCTTTCAGGCCTTCAATCTGATCGGCGATCTCACGGTGGCCGAGAACGTCGAACTTCCACTGAGCTACCGAAACGACACGGGCCGCAAGGAACGCCGTGAGCGGGCACTGGAATCGCTGGATCGGGTGGGCATGGCGCATCGTCTCAACCACTATCCCGCGCAGTTGTCCGGCGGGCAGCAGCAACGCGTGGCGGTGGCCCGAGCCCTGGTCGGTCAGCCTTCCATCCTGCTGGCCGACGAACCGACCGGCAACCTCGACTCGCGCAATGGCGAACAGATCATGAAGTTGCTCGAACAGTTGCATCATGCCGGGACCACCATCTGCATGGTCACCCACGATGCCCGCTATGCGGCCATGGCCTCGCGCCAGATCTTTCTGTTCGATGGTCAGATTGTCGACGAGGAGGAAATGGAACGACGCCGTGACGAGGAGGACATGCGGGTTCGCGAACTGGCGGCCGGTATTGCCTGA
- a CDS encoding EAL and HDOD domain-containing protein: protein MALTENLYIARQPIYNRNLKVIGYELLYRNSNVDRAIFSDGDLASGQTILNSFLHIGIDNLTGSARVFINLPEQFITSESLTPMFRENCVLEVVESVAPTEDVIAGVKRLKKMGFKIALDDFEYDDSVLPLAELADYIKVDVLDKDRQQLGREVERLQNLPARLVAEKVETQEMKQLCHDLGFDYFQGHFFCRPQTLTHRTIAANKGVVFNLMARLQRDDICLHEVERLLAQDVALSYKLLRYINSAAFTLRREIESIRDAVVLLGLDNVRNWLTLIVMTRLDDNKPRELIVIAMTRARMCELLARESAPELSRQMFIIGLFSVLDALMDQPMIELLDNLILSTPIKLALLEHSGEQGQLLESVLAYERMDPERLAQSGLEPQTISSAYIEAVKWADQSLSLLT from the coding sequence GTGGCGCTCACCGAAAACCTGTACATCGCCCGTCAACCGATCTACAACCGAAACCTCAAGGTCATCGGTTACGAGCTGCTGTATCGAAACAGCAATGTCGACCGGGCCATATTCAGTGACGGCGATCTGGCTTCGGGGCAGACCATACTGAATTCGTTTCTGCACATCGGCATCGACAATCTCACCGGCAGCGCACGGGTCTTCATCAACCTTCCCGAGCAGTTCATCACCAGCGAGTCACTGACACCGATGTTCAGGGAGAACTGCGTGCTGGAAGTCGTGGAGTCGGTGGCGCCCACGGAAGACGTCATCGCCGGAGTCAAACGACTCAAGAAAATGGGCTTCAAGATCGCCCTGGACGATTTCGAGTACGACGACAGCGTCCTGCCGCTGGCCGAGCTGGCCGACTACATCAAGGTGGATGTGCTGGACAAGGACAGACAGCAACTGGGCCGTGAAGTCGAGCGGCTGCAGAATCTGCCGGCCCGGCTTGTGGCCGAGAAGGTCGAAACCCAGGAGATGAAGCAGCTCTGCCACGACCTGGGCTTCGACTATTTTCAGGGTCATTTCTTCTGCCGGCCGCAGACCCTGACGCACCGCACGATCGCGGCCAACAAGGGCGTGGTCTTCAACCTGATGGCCAGACTGCAGCGCGACGACATCTGCCTGCACGAAGTCGAGCGACTGCTGGCACAGGACGTCGCGCTGTCCTACAAATTGCTGCGCTACATCAACAGTGCCGCTTTCACCCTGCGCCGAGAAATCGAATCCATCCGCGACGCCGTGGTCCTGCTGGGCCTCGACAATGTGCGCAACTGGCTCACGCTGATCGTCATGACCCGGCTCGACGACAACAAGCCTCGGGAGTTGATCGTGATTGCCATGACCCGGGCCCGCATGTGCGAGCTGCTGGCTCGCGAGAGTGCTCCCGAGCTGAGCCGGCAGATGTTCATCATCGGACTGTTCTCGGTACTCGATGCACTGATGGACCAGCCCATGATCGAACTGCTCGACAACCTCATCCTGAGTACTCCGATCAAGCTGGCATTGCTCGAGCACAGCGGCGAACAGGGACAACTGCTCGAATCGGTTCTGGCCTACGAACGCATGGATCCCGAACGGCTGGCGCAGTCCGGCCTGGAACCCCAGACCATCTCATCGGCCTACATCGAAGCCGTGAAATGGGCCGACCAGAGCCTGAGCCTGCTGACCTGA
- a CDS encoding ECF-type sigma factor has product MTRKAISASETQPITRLLRDWRSGDDQALEALMPLVHRQLIQLARGHMAHERSATMQPTALVNEAFLRLVDSSVDFVDRSHFYAMTARMMRRILVDQARARSSQRRGGDKLQVSLEDNELPAGEGGEEQVDFLALDQALTTLAQRDEQKAEILVLTYFGGMTTREVAAVLDVSAMKVSRELRFARAWLAKTLGDTFNLS; this is encoded by the coding sequence ATGACAAGAAAAGCGATCTCTGCGAGTGAGACACAGCCGATTACCCGGCTGCTCAGGGATTGGCGCTCCGGGGATGACCAGGCCCTGGAGGCGCTGATGCCGCTGGTTCATCGCCAGCTGATTCAACTGGCGCGCGGACACATGGCCCACGAGCGCAGTGCGACCATGCAACCCACGGCACTGGTCAACGAAGCTTTCCTGCGCCTGGTCGATTCCAGTGTCGATTTTGTCGATCGATCGCATTTCTACGCCATGACCGCGCGCATGATGCGCCGGATCCTGGTCGACCAGGCACGGGCCCGCTCCAGCCAACGGCGCGGCGGCGACAAGTTGCAGGTCAGCCTGGAGGACAACGAACTGCCCGCAGGGGAAGGTGGTGAGGAACAAGTCGATTTCCTGGCACTGGATCAGGCACTGACGACCCTGGCGCAACGCGACGAACAGAAAGCCGAGATTCTGGTGCTGACCTACTTCGGCGGAATGACCACCCGAGAAGTCGCTGCCGTCCTTGATGTCTCGGCCATGAAGGTCTCGCGTGAGCTCAGGTTCGCCAGGGCCTGGTTGGCAAAGACACTCGGAGATACATTCAACCTCTCATGA